The Lepidochelys kempii isolate rLepKem1 chromosome 25, rLepKem1.hap2, whole genome shotgun sequence genome contains a region encoding:
- the SMIM7 gene encoding small integral membrane protein 7, producing MIGDLLLCGTLLLNAGAVLNFRLKKKDAQGFGEESREPTTGDNIREFLLSLRYFRIFIALWNIFMMFCMIVLFGS from the exons ATGATCGGGGACCTGCTGCTCTGCGG GACGCTGCTGCTGAACGCCGGCGCCGTGTTAAACTTCAGGCT GAAGAAGAAAGACGCTCAGGGCTTCGGTGAAGAGTCTAGGGAGCCAACTACGG GTGACAATATCAGGGAGTTCTTGTTGAGTCTCAGGTACTTTCGAATCTTCATTGCCTTGTGGAACATCTTCATGATGTTTTGCATGATTGT GTTATTTGGATCTTGA